A window of the Candidatus Zixiibacteriota bacterium genome harbors these coding sequences:
- a CDS encoding DUF554 family protein gives MLGTLINTGAVIVGSIIGLLIHNRLPENLTRIAFQAIGLFTLFIGIKMASETGSLLILVFSMVAGAISGQMIDLDRRINNLSDKLKARLKSSNEKFTEGLVTAFLLWCMGSMTIIGAMEEGFGSPPNLLLTKSVMDGFSSIALAASMGIGVIFAAIPLLVYQGGLTLLASSLGEIFSSPMISEMTAVGGLLLLGLGINILEIKNLRILNMLPALVYAVILAAVFL, from the coding sequence ATGTTGGGTACACTGATAAACACCGGGGCGGTAATTGTCGGAAGCATAATCGGACTTTTGATTCATAACCGCCTGCCGGAAAACCTGACCCGTATCGCGTTCCAGGCGATCGGACTGTTTACACTTTTTATTGGAATCAAGATGGCTTCCGAAACCGGGAGCCTTCTGATTCTTGTATTCAGTATGGTGGCCGGCGCGATTAGCGGGCAGATGATTGACCTCGATCGCAGAATCAACAACCTGAGCGATAAACTCAAGGCGCGTCTCAAATCCAGTAACGAGAAATTCACCGAGGGATTGGTAACCGCATTTCTGCTGTGGTGTATGGGTTCTATGACGATCATCGGGGCGATGGAGGAAGGTTTCGGTTCGCCCCCTAACCTGCTATTGACCAAATCGGTTATGGACGGTTTTTCATCGATCGCGCTGGCGGCTTCAATGGGGATCGGGGTGATCTTTGCCGCTATCCCTCTCCTGGTTTACCAGGGGGGACTGACTCTTCTGGCGTCGTCATTGGGCGAGATCTTCAGTTCTCCGATGATTTCCGAGATGACCGCAGTAGGCGGATTGCTTCTTCTGGGCTTGGGAATCAATATCCTCGAGATCAAAAACCTCCGAATTCTGAATATGTTGCCCGCCCTGGTTTATGCGGTTATTCTGGCAGCGGTCTTTTTGTAG
- a CDS encoding M3 family oligoendopeptidase — protein sequence MTDTTANQTAPRWDLEPIFPGGSDSREYKQYRENLRQFIDRLSEKFKQAEKKKDNLKTGELVELTLELQKAYAQFLRAYSFAGCLASQDVKDDRAFQIIADMQEIDSRWQNLQNSLQSLLAVMDDSAFAEFVSDPKVKPVEFYLNERREIARLKMDPKMESLVLDLEVNGYHAWNNIYTKMAGDSTVEFYQDGKITEISLGQLHSKMSSSDRSIRKQAFDKLTEAWQKNLDLASMTLNSQAGFRLSVYNRRNWDDALFEPLILNRIKGESLQAMWQSVMDHAPKFNEYIDAKKKLLGIDRFRWYDQMASAGKIEKRYTYEQASEFILEQVEGFSPEMAEFIKMALSKNWVEAENRPGKAAGGFCTDFGEVKESRIFMTYDGTYDDMMTLAHELGHAWHHHVLVDEPIFNTFYTMGLAETASTFNEMLVTDAALEKAESDEERLMLLDQKLMNGYTFFCNIHARFLFDVAFYRERANGTVSKDRLNQIMTEAQAKAYAGTLDPEDGYHPEFWASKLHFFETEMPFYNFPYTFGFLFSNAVYQRASREGSAFAGKYKQLLMDTGRMKTEDLVKKHLDADITDISFWNQITEKVVGEIPEFLKLAQK from the coding sequence ATGACCGATACTACCGCAAACCAGACTGCACCACGCTGGGACCTCGAACCGATCTTTCCCGGAGGTTCGGATTCCCGCGAATACAAGCAATACAGAGAAAACCTCAGGCAGTTTATTGACCGTCTCAGCGAAAAATTCAAGCAGGCTGAAAAGAAAAAAGACAATCTCAAGACCGGCGAGCTGGTGGAGCTGACGCTCGAATTGCAAAAAGCTTATGCCCAGTTTTTGCGGGCCTACTCGTTTGCCGGCTGTCTGGCCAGCCAGGATGTCAAGGATGACCGGGCTTTTCAGATAATTGCCGATATGCAGGAGATCGATTCACGCTGGCAGAACCTGCAGAACTCGCTTCAATCGCTTCTGGCGGTGATGGATGATTCCGCCTTCGCGGAGTTTGTTTCCGACCCAAAGGTCAAGCCGGTCGAGTTCTACCTGAACGAACGCCGCGAAATCGCCCGTCTCAAGATGGATCCTAAAATGGAATCGCTGGTACTGGATCTTGAAGTAAATGGTTATCATGCCTGGAACAATATCTACACCAAGATGGCCGGCGATTCAACGGTCGAGTTTTACCAGGATGGAAAAATCACCGAGATATCGCTGGGGCAACTGCATTCCAAAATGAGTTCTTCAGACCGCTCGATCCGCAAACAGGCTTTCGATAAGCTGACTGAAGCCTGGCAGAAAAACCTCGACCTGGCATCGATGACGCTCAACTCCCAGGCAGGTTTCAGGCTTTCAGTTTATAATCGTCGCAACTGGGACGATGCGCTCTTCGAGCCTCTGATTCTGAATCGTATTAAAGGCGAAAGCTTGCAGGCGATGTGGCAGTCGGTTATGGATCATGCTCCGAAATTCAATGAATACATCGATGCCAAGAAGAAACTGCTGGGGATCGATCGCTTCCGCTGGTATGACCAGATGGCTTCAGCCGGAAAAATCGAAAAGAGATACACATACGAGCAAGCCTCGGAATTCATCCTCGAGCAGGTGGAGGGGTTTAGTCCCGAGATGGCGGAGTTCATCAAGATGGCACTCTCCAAAAACTGGGTCGAGGCAGAGAATCGTCCCGGCAAGGCGGCCGGCGGTTTCTGTACCGATTTCGGTGAAGTCAAGGAGAGCCGGATCTTCATGACCTATGATGGTACCTACGACGACATGATGACCTTGGCGCACGAACTCGGCCATGCCTGGCATCATCACGTGCTGGTCGACGAACCGATTTTCAACACGTTCTACACTATGGGGCTGGCAGAGACAGCTTCGACTTTCAATGAAATGCTGGTGACCGATGCCGCCCTGGAAAAAGCCGAAAGCGACGAGGAACGGCTGATGCTTCTGGATCAGAAGCTGATGAATGGGTACACATTTTTCTGCAACATCCATGCCCGTTTCCTGTTCGATGTCGCTTTCTACCGGGAGAGAGCAAACGGCACGGTCAGCAAGGACCGTCTCAACCAGATTATGACCGAGGCGCAGGCCAAGGCCTATGCCGGTACGCTCGATCCCGAGGATGGTTACCATCCGGAGTTCTGGGCCTCCAAACTGCATTTCTTCGAGACCGAGATGCCGTTTTACAATTTTCCGTACACGTTCGGGTTCCTCTTCTCCAACGCGGTTTACCAGAGAGCCAGCCGGGAGGGCTCGGCATTCGCTGGTAAATACAAACAGCTTTTAATGGATACCGGTCGAATGAAAACCGAGGATCTGGTCAAGAAGCATCTCGATGCCGATATCACGGACATTTCCTTCTGGAATCAGATCACCGAAAAAGTCGTTGGCGAGATTCCGGAGTTTTTGAAGCTGGCTCAGAAGTAA
- a CDS encoding ferritin, producing MEEIFDYAMKMEQDGREYYEKMASETDVPALKKILEGLAEDEIKHYNIFKSLKERNADRLGELSGQDTQMVTTTKNVFEQMKNEKGEYSFDGNVMDVWRHAQDVEKKSEDFYRDKAKEVNDDQARALLNKIADEEHKHWAIIENVMHFLNKPKTYLEDAEFSNLEDF from the coding sequence ATGGAAGAAATTTTTGATTATGCTATGAAAATGGAACAGGACGGTCGCGAGTATTACGAGAAAATGGCCTCCGAAACCGATGTCCCGGCTTTGAAGAAGATCCTCGAGGGACTGGCCGAAGATGAAATCAAGCATTACAATATCTTCAAATCCCTCAAGGAAAGAAACGCCGACCGCCTGGGCGAACTGTCCGGCCAGGATACCCAGATGGTGACGACTACTAAAAATGTTTTTGAACAGATGAAGAACGAAAAAGGCGAATATTCTTTTGATGGTAATGTGATGGACGTCTGGCGCCATGCCCAGGATGTCGAGAAGAAAAGCGAGGATTTCTATCGCGACAAAGCCAAGGAAGTAAATGACGACCAGGCCCGCGCGCTTCTTAACAAGATTGCTGACGAGGAGCATAAGCACTGGGCCATTATCGAAAATGTCATGCACTTTTTGAACAAGCCCAAGACTTATCTCGAGGATGCTGAGTTCAGCAATCTGGAAGATTTTTAA